The following is a genomic window from Amycolatopsis cihanbeyliensis.
GACCGGCCCCGGCCTGCCGGAGACGGTGAAGGCGGTCAAGGAGCGGCTGCACGCCACCGGCGACGGCCTCGGCTACGGCATCCTCACCACCGCGGGCCTCCTGCCCGAGGTGCACCCGGAGGTCGGCTGGAACTACCTCGGCCGGTTCCCCGAACGGCCGAGCGAGGAAACCTCGTGGCGGCGCCCGCCGGACGCGGACCCGCTCGGATCCGGGGGCAACGAGGACCTGCCGCTGCCGCACGGCCTGATGATCAACGCGCTGGCCGAGGACGGCTCACTCGGTGTCCGGTTCACCTGGCCCTCCGCGCTGTTCACCACGGCCGAGATCGGTGAGTTCGCCGAACACTTCCGGCAGGCGCTCACCCGGCTCGCCACCGATCCCGAGGTCCTCGAACGGGCCGGACTCACCCCCTCCGACCTGCCGCTGTGCACAGTGGACCAGGACACCATCGAGGTGCTCGAGCTGGACCGTCCGGTCGCCGACATCCTGCCGCTCGGCCCGTTGCAGGAGCTGATGCTGCGGCACTCCAGGGCGGAGTCCCCGGACCCGTACACGGTGCAGTCGACCTTCTCGATCACCGGCGCACTCGACGTCGAGACCCTGCACGCCGCCGGCGCGGACCTGCTGGAGCGGCACCCCAACCTCGGCGCGGTGTTCCCCGCCGGGTCCGAGGTCCAGGTGATCCCGGCGCGCCCTCGCCCGGACTGCCGGGTGGTCGACGTGTCCGGTCCGGACACCGTGGACGGCGTGGATGTCGATCAGCGGGTGGATCGGATCCTGGCCGAGGACAGGGCCGAACCGTTCGACCTCGCGGCCGGTCCGCTGGTACGGCTGACCGTGATCCGCCGGGCGGCCGAGGAGTTCGAGTTCGTGCTCACCAGCCATCACGTGCTCTCCGACGGCTGGTCCGCGCCGCGCATGCTGACCGAGTTGTTCACTTTCTACACCGCGCGGTTGCGCGGCGCCCCACACCGGCTGGAAACGCCGATACCGTTCTCGGCGTACCTGCGACTGTTGGGCGAGCGGGACCGGGAGGCCGCGCTGGCCGCCTGGCGCGCCGAGCTGGACGGCCTGCCCGAGGGCGACTACCTGACCGGTGACCGGACGGTCGCGGGTTCGACCCGTGACGAGGATCCGGTGCTGCTGGAGTTCGAAGGTGAGCTGGTCGGCCAGCTCACCCGGGTCGCCGCCGAGCGCGGGCTGACCCCCAACACCCTGCTGCAGGGCGCGTGGGCGACGGTGCTGGCGGCGCGGTCGGGCCGCCGGGACATCTGCTTCGGTGCCATGGTCGCCTGCCGCCCGCCGGAGCTCCATCAGGTGGAGGAGATGGTCGGCCTGCTGGCCAACACGGTGCCGGTGCGGGCCCGGTTCGGCGGCACGGTCGCCGACACGCTGGCCGACCTGCAGGCCCGGCAGCAGGCGATGACCGAGCACCACCACGTCGGGCTGGTCGAGCTGGAACGGCTGACCGGGCTCGGCAGGCTGTTCGACAGCCTGGTGGTGTTCGAGAACTACCCGGTGGACCCGGAACGCATCCGCGAGCCCGCGCCGGGGCTGACGATCACCGCGGCCCGGTTCCGGGAGGCGACCCACCACCCGCTGACCCTGACGGTGATGCCGGAGGGCGGCGGCTGGGTGGGCGTCCTCGGGTACCGCTCCGGGATGTTCACCGCGGCGGAGGTCCGCGGGCTGGGCGCGGACCTGCTCGCGGTGCTCCGGGAGTTCCGGCAAGCGGGACGGCTCGAGGAGGACTCGCCCGGTTTCCTCGCCCGGTTCGCCGATGAGTAGCGGGGGAGGGGTCGACTCCGAGGGCGCCGAGCGGATCGACGCGCCGCTGCTGCGGACCGCGTTCATCCTGGTGCTCGGCACGTTCATGGCGACACTGGACGCCACGATCGTCACGGTCGGGATCGACACCCTCGCCACCGAGTTCGACGCCTCGGTCACCGAGATCCAGTGGGTCAGCACGGCCTACCTGCTCGCGGTCGTCACCGCCGTGCCCACCTCGGGCTGGCTCGCGGATCGTTTCGGTGGCCGCCGCACCTGGATCTGCGCGGTGGTGGCGTTCCTGATCGGGTCGGTGCTGTGCGCCCTCGCCTGGTCGGTTACCAGCCTGGTGGTGTTCCGGGTGCTGCAGGGTCTCGGCGGCGGGCTGCTGCCACCGACCGGGCAGGCCCTGCTCGCCCGCGCCGCCGGCCCCCGCCGGATCGGCAGGCTGATCAGCGTGGTCGCGGTGGTGCCGATGCTGTCCCCGGTACTCGGGCCGCTGGTCGGTGGCTCGATCCTCGGGGTGGCCGACTGGCCGTGGCTGTTCTACGTCAACCTTCCGATCGGGCTGGGGGCGGTCCTGCTGGCGCGCCGGTACGTGCCTGCGCAGCCGTCCTCGGCCGCGGGTGCGCGGTTCGACCTCCGCGGGGCCGCGCTGCTCTCGCCAGGGCTCGCCGTGCTGGTCTTCGGTCTCACCGAGCTCGGGCACGGGCAGGTGGTGCCGGTGCCGGTGGCGTGGGCGGCGGTACTGACCGGCCTCGGGATGCTCCTCGGGTTCGTCTGGCACGGGCTGCGCACGAGCCGCAGCCCGCTGATCGACCCGCGCCTGTTCACCCGGCCGCCGTTCGGTGCGGCGGCGCTGGCGCTGGCCGTGTTGGGCGCCTCGGTGTTCGGCGCCACCTTCCTGCTGCCGCTGTACCTGCAGGCGGGCCGTGGGCTTTCGGCGTGGGAGGCGGGCCTGCTGCTCGCGCCTCAGGGTGTGGGGGCCGCGGCCGGGTCGCTACTGGTCAACCGGACCATCGACCGGCTCGCCGCGCGCACCCTCGTGGTGCTCGGGATCGGGCTGATCGCGTTCGGCACGTTCCCGTTCACCCAGCTGGCGAGCACGCCCGCGGACGGCCTGATCGCGGTGTCGCTGCTGGTGCGCGGCATCGGCATCGCCATGATCAGCGCCCCGGTGATGAACATCGTGTACAGCAGGATGGATCGGGACCACCTCCCGCGCGCGTCCAGCGCGCTGAACCTGCTGAACACGGTTGGCGGCTCGGTCGGAACCGCGGTGCTCGCGGTGATCCTGGAAGGCAGGCTGGCCGCGCGCGGGCCGGAGATCCCGCAGGCGTTCGCCGACACCTTCTGGTGGGTGCTGGGCTTCTGCCTCCTCGCCGCCGCCGGCGCGACACGGCTGCCCGGCCGCGACCGGACGGCGACCGGGCGCGCCTGACCCGCT
Proteins encoded in this region:
- a CDS encoding DHA2 family efflux MFS transporter permease subunit encodes the protein MSSGGGVDSEGAERIDAPLLRTAFILVLGTFMATLDATIVTVGIDTLATEFDASVTEIQWVSTAYLLAVVTAVPTSGWLADRFGGRRTWICAVVAFLIGSVLCALAWSVTSLVVFRVLQGLGGGLLPPTGQALLARAAGPRRIGRLISVVAVVPMLSPVLGPLVGGSILGVADWPWLFYVNLPIGLGAVLLARRYVPAQPSSAAGARFDLRGAALLSPGLAVLVFGLTELGHGQVVPVPVAWAAVLTGLGMLLGFVWHGLRTSRSPLIDPRLFTRPPFGAAALALAVLGASVFGATFLLPLYLQAGRGLSAWEAGLLLAPQGVGAAAGSLLVNRTIDRLAARTLVVLGIGLIAFGTFPFTQLASTPADGLIAVSLLVRGIGIAMISAPVMNIVYSRMDRDHLPRASSALNLLNTVGGSVGTAVLAVILEGRLAARGPEIPQAFADTFWWVLGFCLLAAAGATRLPGRDRTATGRA